A genomic window from Halodesulfovibrio sp. includes:
- a CDS encoding methyl-accepting chemotaxis protein translates to MSIKKLLLLGFCTTIGLSLLIGIVGYKSAYNASEQINELIHADMAFREQTLTIRNLIQRHRRYEKNIFINIGNAEQQKSYFQKLEHVSQETQQELKTISQLEPTVVELTTEERSAIQNLEPYYKAYLQGVKQVARQAMSQDITPSEANERMMPFKKPFHDMEDSLRELGESSHNILIAEGKESMDLLHESELMLIGICCLVLVFGIAIAAYIFRAINGPLTQLTSFANRVADGNLNAETESSFTGEMAVLHNSINRMILVLKEKLGFAEGVLNAIPSPCGIVGPDFTMLWVNQQLLNLLEKKGSPESYKGIVSGELYWDDATKETLSDRAIKERKPLHLTCERPLKSGESLMIDATTTPVYDLNGEILGSVSFWYDLTEVTAQKKIIEEQNERISNAAQEASSIADQVAAEASQLEMQVNQTTQGTAIQSDRIGETAAAVEEMNATTLEVASNAARAAEAADTSQHIASKGAEIVQDVVQTTEEVQQYAQEMRSTITELGTQAQSIGNIINVINDIADQTNLLALNAAIEAARAGEAGRGFAVVADEVRKLAEKTMQATNEVETVVRGIQTSSGSTLEQMEKVASHIEHNTELTVDAGEALAQIVEAGTQTADRVRSIATASEQQSAASEQIARSSDEVNALAQETSQGMQEASQAVTALAMLSQKLEAVMREIQQ, encoded by the coding sequence ATTAAAAAACTTTTGCTGCTAGGTTTTTGTACAACCATCGGTTTGTCGCTGCTCATCGGAATAGTAGGATATAAATCAGCCTACAATGCGTCAGAACAAATCAATGAACTCATTCACGCTGATATGGCATTCCGTGAACAAACATTAACAATACGGAATCTTATCCAACGGCATCGTCGCTATGAAAAAAATATTTTCATTAATATTGGCAATGCAGAACAACAAAAAAGTTATTTTCAAAAGTTAGAACACGTCAGTCAAGAAACACAACAAGAGCTCAAAACTATATCTCAACTTGAGCCTACCGTTGTTGAATTGACGACAGAAGAACGTAGTGCCATTCAAAACTTAGAGCCTTACTACAAAGCCTACTTGCAGGGTGTTAAACAGGTTGCCCGGCAAGCTATGTCTCAAGACATTACACCTTCTGAAGCAAATGAAAGAATGATGCCTTTCAAAAAGCCATTTCACGATATGGAAGACTCCCTTCGCGAACTTGGCGAGTCCAGTCACAACATTCTCATTGCTGAGGGTAAAGAATCTATGGATCTGCTGCATGAGTCAGAACTCATGCTTATAGGCATCTGTTGTCTAGTTCTCGTATTTGGTATTGCCATCGCAGCATACATCTTCCGCGCAATTAACGGGCCGCTTACTCAGTTGACCAGTTTTGCAAACAGAGTTGCAGATGGAAACCTTAATGCAGAAACTGAAAGCTCTTTCACTGGTGAAATGGCTGTACTCCATAACTCTATCAACCGCATGATTCTTGTCCTCAAAGAAAAACTCGGGTTTGCAGAAGGCGTTCTCAACGCTATTCCTTCGCCTTGCGGCATTGTAGGACCAGACTTCACTATGCTTTGGGTCAACCAGCAGCTGCTCAATTTGCTGGAAAAGAAAGGCTCTCCTGAAAGCTACAAGGGCATAGTCTCCGGTGAGCTTTACTGGGACGATGCAACCAAAGAAACTCTTTCCGACAGAGCAATTAAAGAGCGTAAGCCGCTGCATCTCACATGCGAGCGCCCATTAAAATCAGGTGAATCATTAATGATTGATGCCACAACAACACCTGTTTACGATCTTAACGGCGAAATCCTTGGCTCTGTCTCCTTCTGGTATGATCTCACAGAAGTAACTGCTCAGAAAAAAATTATTGAAGAACAAAACGAGCGCATCAGCAACGCTGCTCAAGAAGCAAGTAGCATTGCCGATCAAGTTGCAGCTGAAGCAAGCCAGCTTGAGATGCAGGTAAACCAGACGACACAAGGAACTGCAATTCAGAGTGACCGCATAGGAGAAACAGCCGCTGCTGTGGAAGAAATGAATGCAACAACCCTTGAAGTTGCAAGCAATGCCGCCCGTGCAGCTGAAGCCGCTGACACATCACAACACATCGCATCCAAAGGTGCAGAGATAGTTCAGGATGTAGTTCAGACAACCGAAGAAGTACAACAGTATGCACAGGAGATGCGGTCGACGATTACAGAACTGGGGACACAAGCTCAGTCTATCGGCAACATTATCAACGTTATTAACGACATTGCAGACCAAACCAACCTGCTAGCACTGAACGCAGCCATCGAGGCAGCTCGCGCAGGCGAAGCCGGACGTGGTTTTGCCGTTGTTGCAGATGAAGTTCGCAAACTTGCAGAAAAAACAATGCAGGCAACCAACGAAGTGGAAACAGTTGTACGCGGCATCCAGACAAGTTCCGGCTCAACTCTAGAACAAATGGAAAAAGTTGCAAGCCACATCGAACACAATACAGAACTTACTGTAGATGCAGGCGAGGCACTTGCGCAAATTGTTGAAGCTGGCACACAGACAGCGGATAGAGTGCGCTCTATTGCAACAGCATCTGAGCAACAATCAGCTGCATCTGAGCAAATAGCCCGTTCTTCTGACGAAGTGAACGCACTTGCGCAGGAAACATCACAAGGCATGCAAGAAGCTTCTCAAGCAGTTACAGCGCTTGCAATGCTTTCGCAAAAGCTTGAAGCTGTCATGCGCGAAATACAGCAATAG
- the rbsD gene encoding D-ribose pyranase, protein MKKATLIHSEISYVIAKMGHYDAITICDAGLPIPSNVQRIDLAVTQGIPSFMDTLKAIASEMEIESVELAEEFQKASPDLHETVTDYIALLAKLRRKKITTTYSNYEKFKKHTKQSLAIIRTGECTPYANITLKSGVVF, encoded by the coding sequence ATGAAAAAAGCAACTCTTATTCACTCTGAAATTTCTTATGTCATCGCAAAAATGGGACATTACGATGCTATCACAATCTGCGATGCTGGATTACCTATTCCATCAAATGTGCAGCGCATCGACCTTGCAGTAACACAAGGCATTCCATCTTTTATGGATACACTTAAAGCGATTGCTTCTGAAATGGAAATCGAATCTGTCGAGCTGGCAGAAGAATTTCAAAAAGCAAGCCCAGACCTGCATGAAACCGTAACAGACTACATTGCACTGTTAGCAAAGCTTCGAAGAAAAAAAATCACTACAACCTATTCTAATTACGAAAAATTTAAAAAGCACACGAAACAAAGTCTTGCAATTATCCGTACAGGTGAATGCACTCCATATGCCAACATCACATTGAAATCCGGTGTGGTATTTTAA
- a CDS encoding DUF4390 domain-containing protein, whose translation MTRASSSLRTLLLAAMALFFFCVSSPSPAHASSQEMRLTSFRLSETDGALMLNFGVGVTQMDQLRLLLTEGVQVELFCHVNLSKPRSYWFGKGLAETSIASRLYYDTLTKDYFLTLPDNNAPHRNKSLPKLIEGAWKSITLPVGSTTLMTSGDDYRVTLDVEMVNTDVPEWLSKSFFFWSWDPAPPIQYSTDFTY comes from the coding sequence ATGACTCGAGCATCATCCTCCCTACGCACGTTGCTATTAGCAGCCATGGCGCTCTTTTTCTTTTGCGTGTCTTCACCATCACCTGCTCACGCTTCATCACAAGAAATGCGTCTTACTTCTTTTCGTCTTTCTGAAACTGATGGCGCACTCATGCTCAATTTTGGTGTAGGCGTCACCCAGATGGATCAATTGCGTTTACTGCTCACAGAGGGTGTGCAAGTTGAACTTTTCTGCCATGTAAATCTGTCAAAACCACGTTCGTATTGGTTCGGAAAAGGGCTGGCGGAAACCAGTATTGCAAGCCGCTTATACTATGACACACTCACAAAAGATTATTTTTTAACTCTGCCTGACAACAACGCGCCACACCGTAATAAAAGTTTACCTAAGCTGATTGAAGGGGCTTGGAAGTCCATAACTCTTCCTGTGGGAAGTACAACCTTAATGACTTCCGGTGATGATTACAGAGTCACTCTCGATGTTGAAATGGTTAATACCGATGTGCCCGAATGGCTCAGTAAATCATTCTTCTTCTGGTCATGGGATCCAGCACCTCCAATACAATACTCAACGGACTTCACGTACTGA
- a CDS encoding ATP-binding protein has product MTPTDQGTIIVNAIDAREKKRRKRELIVAAVVFLVIITLTWIELKYLGVDSYFFLALFNLNFILVLLILFIVLRNGVKLILERRRKVLGSHLRTRLVLVFMCLSLIPTALMFVISTQFVQTSVDYWFKNQVETSMETALDIGQAFYADSLNDLEHFSVNIIDQIRKRKFAWGGKGMDSFLEEKRSEYNLTVVGVMSPKRTEQNWHGKKDIEKVWEETKSRINWGNLEKDPRFWSLIWPGAASDYAVGVLPVDEGKTGYLVLVRSIGKDTMFKLDRIVRGLDEYKKLRTLKRPLKITLYFILGVVTLLIILGAMWFGFRLAKELVEPILALGKATERISKGDLSVRLEDTSNDELGVLVGSFNRMAEDLEQSRNSITDANTKLEHQNLEKEQRNRYIEAVLDNTAAGVVSVDSLGRISTINKAAASMFGVSAQSLIGWNVHTLMKTRVESELVGELISHFQTTPESPWKREVAVNIGGRELKLLLSAIGLPSHDDKEFGFVAVIEDITELEKMQRMAAWREVARRIAHEIKNPLTPIKLSAQRLQRKYGKQIEEPAFSQCTNLIVKEVEELQNMVQEFSAFAKLPEVMLAPGEIDPLLQELVTLYKNSHTKISWNYQRLNEIPIIQMDSSALKRVFMNIMSNAAEILSGNDNATVTVTLEHKQARGLVRIDVEDNGPGLTQEERSRLFEPYFSHKKGGTGLGLTIVKSIISDHRGYVRANSPEHGGTIVTVELPVV; this is encoded by the coding sequence ATGACCCCTACCGATCAGGGCACAATCATCGTTAACGCCATTGACGCGCGTGAAAAAAAACGCCGCAAACGAGAACTCATCGTTGCGGCTGTTGTCTTCCTTGTCATCATCACACTTACATGGATAGAGCTTAAATATCTTGGTGTGGATTCGTATTTTTTCCTCGCCCTGTTCAATTTAAACTTTATTCTTGTCCTGCTTATCCTTTTTATTGTTCTGCGTAACGGGGTCAAACTCATCCTCGAACGCCGCCGCAAAGTACTTGGGTCGCATCTTCGCACACGCCTTGTACTTGTCTTCATGTGCCTTTCTTTAATCCCGACTGCGCTTATGTTTGTTATCAGCACGCAGTTTGTGCAAACATCTGTGGACTACTGGTTCAAAAATCAGGTCGAAACTTCCATGGAAACGGCGCTTGATATTGGACAAGCATTTTATGCGGACTCCTTGAATGACCTTGAGCACTTCAGCGTTAATATTATTGACCAGATTCGTAAGCGAAAATTCGCATGGGGCGGCAAAGGAATGGATAGTTTCCTTGAAGAAAAACGCTCCGAATACAACCTCACGGTTGTTGGCGTTATGTCTCCCAAGCGCACAGAACAAAACTGGCACGGCAAAAAAGATATCGAAAAAGTTTGGGAAGAGACCAAAAGCCGTATCAACTGGGGTAACTTAGAAAAAGACCCCCGATTCTGGTCTCTTATCTGGCCGGGTGCAGCATCAGACTATGCCGTTGGCGTGCTTCCCGTTGATGAAGGTAAAACAGGCTACCTTGTGCTGGTTCGCAGCATCGGCAAAGATACCATGTTCAAACTTGACCGCATTGTACGTGGTCTGGATGAATATAAAAAGCTGCGCACCCTCAAACGACCTCTTAAAATTACGCTCTACTTTATTCTTGGTGTAGTCACCCTGCTTATTATTCTTGGAGCAATGTGGTTCGGGTTCCGCCTTGCAAAAGAGCTTGTTGAACCAATTCTTGCCCTCGGCAAGGCAACGGAACGCATTTCCAAAGGTGACCTTTCTGTACGTTTGGAAGATACATCCAACGACGAGCTGGGCGTACTTGTCGGCTCGTTTAACCGTATGGCAGAAGACCTTGAGCAAAGCCGCAATAGCATTACAGATGCGAACACAAAGCTGGAACATCAAAATCTCGAAAAAGAACAACGTAACAGATACATAGAAGCTGTTCTCGACAATACAGCAGCAGGTGTTGTTTCCGTTGATTCTCTCGGACGAATTTCTACCATCAACAAAGCTGCTGCCTCCATGTTTGGTGTATCTGCCCAGTCACTTATTGGCTGGAACGTGCACACACTTATGAAAACCCGTGTTGAAAGCGAACTAGTGGGTGAATTGATTTCCCATTTCCAGACGACCCCTGAGTCACCTTGGAAGCGGGAAGTTGCCGTAAACATCGGAGGGCGCGAGTTAAAGTTATTATTGAGCGCGATTGGGCTACCATCCCACGATGACAAAGAATTTGGCTTTGTGGCTGTAATCGAAGACATTACTGAACTGGAAAAAATGCAACGTATGGCTGCATGGCGAGAAGTTGCCCGACGCATTGCGCATGAAATCAAAAATCCACTTACCCCGATCAAGCTGTCTGCTCAGCGATTGCAGCGCAAGTACGGCAAACAGATTGAAGAACCGGCATTCAGCCAATGCACTAATCTGATTGTAAAAGAAGTAGAAGAACTCCAAAACATGGTGCAGGAATTCTCCGCTTTTGCAAAATTACCGGAAGTAATGCTTGCACCGGGAGAAATTGACCCGCTGCTGCAAGAGCTTGTTACGCTCTATAAAAACTCGCACACTAAAATAAGTTGGAATTATCAACGACTGAACGAGATTCCAATAATTCAGATGGACAGTTCCGCACTAAAACGCGTGTTTATGAATATTATGTCTAATGCCGCAGAAATTCTTAGCGGAAACGACAATGCAACAGTGACTGTCACCCTTGAACACAAACAAGCACGAGGGCTTGTTCGCATTGATGTCGAAGATAACGGTCCGGGGCTCACTCAGGAAGAGCGTTCAAGACTGTTTGAGCCGTATTTCTCACACAAAAAAGGTGGCACAGGACTTGGATTAACCATTGTGAAATCCATCATCAGCGACCATCGAGGCTACGTGCGGGCAAACAGTCCTGAGCACGGTGGAACCATTGTCACGGTAGAGCTTCCTGTGGTATAG
- a CDS encoding TIGR01777 family oxidoreductase has translation MRVVLLGGSGFIGRALTSRLLDNNAHVVVTSRNPERGRYLIPEGHSFHVDFALWDGKSPDQLAPHIKSADAVVNLIGSSIGDGRWTDERKALIHDSRVSAGTGLCNAVSMLDDKPKVVIQASAIGYYGSQPTSPEEQYVTESSPAGQGFLASVCKDWENSTACMDISGSRRVIIRTGLVLGDGGVLQKFLTPFRMGMGGPLGSGHQVMSWIHIQDQVDAIIHLINTPSCEGAFNLTSPYPETMTDFCSALGTVLGKPSWLRVPAAVLRMAMGEMAEELILQGQRVLPEKLLDSGFCFSYPSLTDALKNILNR, from the coding sequence ATGCGCGTTGTACTTCTAGGTGGTTCGGGTTTCATAGGTAGAGCACTCACAAGTCGACTGCTTGATAATAATGCTCATGTTGTTGTTACATCACGTAACCCTGAACGTGGCAGGTATCTTATTCCTGAAGGACATTCTTTCCACGTTGATTTTGCATTGTGGGATGGAAAAAGTCCTGACCAGCTTGCACCGCACATTAAATCTGCTGATGCGGTTGTTAATTTAATCGGGTCAAGCATAGGGGATGGACGCTGGACAGATGAGCGTAAAGCGCTGATCCATGACTCACGTGTATCTGCTGGAACAGGGCTATGTAATGCCGTTTCAATGCTTGATGATAAACCCAAAGTTGTCATTCAGGCTTCAGCTATCGGGTACTACGGTTCACAGCCGACATCACCGGAAGAACAATATGTAACAGAAAGCAGTCCAGCTGGTCAGGGATTTCTCGCCTCTGTTTGTAAAGACTGGGAAAACTCTACAGCCTGCATGGATATCAGCGGAAGCCGCCGAGTTATCATTCGTACAGGTCTAGTACTGGGTGACGGCGGGGTACTGCAAAAATTCCTTACACCGTTCCGTATGGGCATGGGTGGACCTTTAGGAAGTGGTCATCAGGTAATGTCCTGGATTCACATCCAAGATCAAGTTGATGCCATTATCCATTTAATCAACACGCCATCCTGCGAAGGCGCCTTCAACCTTACCTCACCTTATCCAGAAACAATGACAGACTTTTGCAGCGCACTCGGCACAGTGCTCGGCAAACCTTCATGGTTACGCGTTCCTGCTGCTGTATTGCGCATGGCGATGGGTGAAATGGCAGAAGAACTTATTTTGCAGGGTCAACGTGTTCTGCCCGAAAAATTGCTCGATTCCGGTTTCTGTTTCTCGTATCCGTCACTTACTGACGCGTTAAAAAATATTCTCAATCGCTAG
- a CDS encoding sigma-54 dependent transcriptional regulator — protein sequence MPQSKARILIIDDEEGIRFSLRGILEDENYTVDEAASGELGLEAIKNESPDLVFLDIWLPGMDGMEVLTSIKQHDKSLPVIMISGHGNIETAVNAIKYGAHDFIEKPLSLEKVVIAADKALEFQNLRKENLALKSRIRTEQNVEITGDSPPVIELREQIERVAPTDAWVLITGENGTGKEIAARSIHAHSRRADNPLVAVNCAAIPEELIESELFGHERGAFTGADQSKTGKFEMANNGTLFLDEIGDMSMKTQAKILRILQEQSFERVGGNKTIKVNVRVIAATNKKLEDEIREGNFREDLYYRLRVFPIYVPPLRVRGTDIITLIERFITTLVAKHGFKPLTFDDDATNALLQYGWPGNVRELKNFTERMLIMYGGKNVTAKMLPPEFLQFMPQPSTDCDQLITGGSVDFKEARNRFEAAFLESKLKEYDGNITRLAEAIGLERSYLYRKLRSYSIQSD from the coding sequence ATGCCTCAGTCCAAGGCACGTATATTAATTATTGATGATGAAGAGGGAATCCGCTTTTCACTTAGAGGAATTCTGGAAGACGAAAACTACACCGTTGATGAAGCTGCCAGTGGCGAACTGGGGCTGGAAGCTATTAAAAATGAATCGCCCGATCTAGTTTTCCTCGACATCTGGCTGCCCGGCATGGACGGTATGGAAGTTCTTACAAGCATCAAACAACACGACAAGTCGCTTCCCGTTATTATGATATCCGGACACGGTAACATTGAGACAGCCGTCAACGCTATCAAATATGGAGCGCACGACTTTATCGAAAAGCCTCTTTCATTAGAAAAGGTCGTCATTGCTGCGGACAAAGCACTCGAGTTTCAAAATTTACGTAAAGAAAACCTCGCCCTCAAATCCCGCATACGCACAGAACAAAATGTCGAAATTACTGGGGACTCACCGCCCGTAATCGAACTTCGGGAACAAATTGAGCGTGTCGCACCTACCGATGCGTGGGTCTTAATAACTGGCGAGAATGGCACGGGTAAAGAAATCGCTGCCCGCTCTATTCACGCGCATTCACGCAGAGCGGATAACCCTCTTGTTGCCGTGAACTGTGCAGCAATTCCGGAAGAGCTTATTGAATCAGAGCTATTTGGACATGAACGAGGTGCTTTTACAGGAGCAGACCAGTCCAAAACCGGTAAATTTGAAATGGCAAACAACGGCACGTTGTTTCTCGATGAAATTGGCGACATGAGTATGAAAACGCAGGCAAAAATCCTGCGTATTCTTCAAGAACAGTCATTTGAACGGGTTGGCGGTAACAAAACTATCAAAGTCAATGTGCGTGTTATTGCGGCAACAAACAAAAAGCTGGAAGATGAAATACGTGAAGGAAATTTCCGTGAAGACCTCTACTACAGGCTACGGGTATTTCCTATTTATGTTCCACCTCTTAGGGTTCGTGGGACGGACATAATTACGCTTATCGAGCGATTTATCACAACGCTTGTTGCAAAGCATGGCTTCAAGCCGCTCACCTTTGATGATGACGCCACAAACGCCTTGCTTCAATACGGCTGGCCGGGCAATGTCCGTGAACTTAAAAACTTTACAGAACGAATGCTGATTATGTACGGCGGAAAAAATGTTACCGCTAAAATGCTACCGCCAGAATTTCTGCAATTCATGCCCCAACCTTCAACTGATTGCGACCAACTTATTACTGGTGGCTCCGTTGATTTTAAAGAAGCACGCAACCGTTTTGAAGCAGCTTTCCTCGAATCAAAACTTAAAGAATACGATGGCAATATTACGCGCCTAGCAGAAGCCATCGGTCTTGAGCGAAGTTA